A stretch of DNA from Campylobacter concisus:
CCACTTCATCCAACTGTCTATGCAAAATTACTTGGCGAGAAAATAGATAAACACGGCGTTAATGTCTATCTTGTAAATACAGGCTGGAGTGGTGGTGCTTACGGCGTTGGCAAGCGTATGAGCATAAAAGCAACTCGTGCTTGCATAAATGCGATCCTTGATGGCAGCATCACAAAATGTGAGTTTGAAAATTTTGATAAATTTAACTTCGCTATTCCAAAAGAGCTTGATGGCGTCGAGACAAAGCTACTAAATCCTATAAACACATGGACGCATCCGGCTGAGTATAACGCTTCACGTGACAAGCTAGCTAAAATGTTTGTTGAAAATTTCAAACGTTACGAAGATGTAAAAGAGGGCGTTGAGTACGCTAAAGCTGGTCCAAAAGCTTAATTTGCATAGCCTTGCAAAAAATTTTGCAAGGCTAGTTTTTTTAGTTGGCATTTTTGATATTAAAGTATCTTTCTTCTAAATTCCAAGTTCAATTGTTACATTTGTAAATTTATTCTAGTAAGTAACAAAATATTAGATATTGCCAAATATATGAGTTACTAATAAAATTTTCCTATTACACTTAGCCTAGTTTTTTCTGTGCTTGAACCAAGTATCAAATATCATTTATTGTGCTACTGTTTTCTAAAAATTTTTATAGGTTTTAGGAGGAGATAGATTGCATAAATTTAGGGTAAAAAGAAAAAATAAGGGCAAAGTTGCCCTTATAGTTATAAATGTATATTATGAGTGAAAGTGAAATTCCTCTGGATGATCTAGTGCGTATCTAAATTTATCCATATCGACTTTTTTATCCCAGATAGAAACTATCATGCAACCAACAGCGTTACCGCAGAGATTACCAACTGCACGCATCTCTGACATAAATTTATCAACGCCAAGTAGCACAGCCACGGTGACAACTGGTATGCCAGTGCTTGGGAGTGCGCTTAGTGTGCCTGCAAGGACGACAAAGCCTGAGCCTGTCACGCCAACAGCGCCTTTACTTGTTATCATTAGCACGATTAGAATACTTATTAGATGCTCAAAACTTAGCGGGATGTTGAAAGCCTGCGCTAAGAAGATAACGCTTAAGCTTAGATAGATGTTGGTGCAGTCAAGGTTAAATGAGTAGCCAGTCGGGATGATAAGTCCAACTGCGCCTCTATTTATACCAGCTGATTCTAGCTTTTGCATAAGTGGCGCAAGAGCTGTTTCGCTCGAGCTTGTCGCAAAGACTACCAATACCTCTTTTGAAATAAAACGCATAAATTTAAAGACATTGATTTTTGCAAAATAGCAAATAATGCCAAGCACGACAAAGATAAAAAAGCAGCTCGCAAGTGCCATAACAACCAAAAGCTCCATCATGCCAAGAAGCGTTCCGATACCAAATTTGCCGATTAGATAAGCCATAGCTGAAAATGCAGCCACTGGGCTAAAGAGCATAAGCCAACTAAGAAGTTTTAAGACATAGTGCTGGATAAATTCAAGTGGCTTTAGGCAAGCTTGTTTTTTATCATGAGCTAGCAGCGAAAGTACGATGGCAACGATAATAGCCATGAAAAGTACTTGAAGTGTGTTTGATTTTATAAATGGATCAAGTATATGCACGTATGGGAAAATGTCATCTACTGGCACAGCACCTCTTAAAAGATGAAGTGTATGTGCTACAAATCCGCTATTTGCGTCCATATTTGCAGCTTGAGATGTAAATTTAGCCACACTTGAGGCATCAAGCTGAGTATAGTCAAGATTCATACCATGTCCTGGACGAAGTGTCTCGCCAAAGATGATACCGACAGCAAGTGCAAGTGTGCTAACTATCTCAAAATAGATAAATGCCTTTAATCCAATAGACCCAAGATCTTTTAAACTCTCAAGTCCAACGATACCTGAAACGATCGTTAAAAAGATAATAGGACCAATCAAAATTTTAAGTGCTTTTATAAAATAATCAATGCCTGGCTTGCTTGCTATACCAAGCTCAGGTGCGACCATGCCAACGATAACGCCACCAACAATACCGATCACAACCCAAAAGGCAAGATTGGTAAATAATCTTATGGCAAGGCTTCCTTGCTTTTTAGTATTATTCATAAATTTCCCCTTTATAGGCTTTCTCTGATCTTAGCAGAGATGATCTTATCGCCTTGTCTTATAGCGTCAAGCACCTTTAGGCTCTCTTCATCAACGCATTTTCCAAAGACTGTATGCACGCCGTCAAGATGAGGTTGTTTGCTATGACAGATGAAAAACTGTGATCCGCCAGTATCACGCCCTGCGTGAGCCATGCTTAGGCTACCGCGCTCGTGTTTTACCTTTTGGTTGTCGCATTCGCATTTTATTCTCCAGCCAGGACCGCCTGTACCTGTGCCATTTGGACAACCGCCTTGGATAACAAAATTTGGTATAACTCTGTGAAAATTTAGACCAGTATAAAAGCCTGATTTTATCAAATGGATAAAATTTGCGACAGCTTGTGGAGCTTCTTCGGCAAAAAGTTCAAGTCTGATCTCGCCTTTGTCTGTCTCTAAAACTACAAATTTATCTTTTTTAAGTTCATCTAAATTTATATCATAAACTTTTAATTCATCAAAACGCATGTATTTCCCTTTTATTCGATATTTGTATAAACTGCTTGAACATCATCATCATCTTCTAGCTTATCAAGAAGTCTCTCAACCTCAAGCATTTGCTCTTCGCTTAGATTCACGGTTTGATTTGGTAAGTATTGAAGTGAAGCTTTTTTAACTACTAAATTTAGCTTTTCGATACCTTCATGAAGTGTGCCAAAATTTGCATAATCACCGTATACAAATAGCGTCTCATCGTCAGCCTCGATATCGCTTAGGCCATAATCTATCAGCTCAAGTTCGATCTCTTCAATGTCTGCGCTTGGTTTTTCAAGCTCAAAAACGCTCTTTCTTGTAAACATAAAGCTAAGGCTGCCACTTGGTAAAATTTCTCCACCATTTTTGCTAAATATCGCTTTAACATTGGCAACCGTTCTTGTTGGATTGTCGGTCGCACACTCAACGATGATCTGCACGCCGTGAGCTGCTTTACCATCATAAAAAATAGTCTTAATATCGGCACTGTCTTTGCCATTTGCTCTTTTTATGGCAGCGTCGATGTTATCTTTTGGCATATTTTCAGCTTTTGCTGCTGCGATTGCCGCACGAAGTTTTGGGTTCATATCTGGATCACAACCACCATCTTTTGCAGCTACTGTTATAGCTTTTGAAAGTTTTGGAAATACTTTGCTCATCTTATCCCATCTAGCTTCTTTTGCCGCTCTTCGGTACTCAAATGCTCGTCCCATAAATATCCTTAAATAAATTTTTTACGGATTATAACTAAAAAAATTTTATACTTTTTTAAAACATTTTTAGTTTGCATATTGCGGGTTATTAATTTGTAAATCGCAGATTGATATTTGGTAAAAATTTAAGCTAGAGTTTTATAATGACGCACATGATACAAAATGCTCAAAAACAAGATGCAAAAAGCTGCATAAAGCTACTAAATCTAGCAATGGAGGATATCGCCTACAAGCTAAGTGGCTACGACGATCCTATTAAAAGTGATGAAATTTTAGAAATTTTTTTCAAAAGTGAGACAAATAGACTAAGCTATAAAAATGTCTTTGTTTATAAACATAACGAGGAAATTATAGCTGCTATGTGTGCTTACTTTGGTGGCGACGTGGAGCAGCTTGATAGAGAAATTTCGCAGCATTTAATGGCTCTTGGCAAAGATACTCAAGTAGAAAAAGAGTGTTTTGACGATGAGTTTTATATAGATAGTATCGCTGTTGATAAAAATTTTAGAGGCCAAGGGCTTGCAAAAGAGCTCATAAGGCATTCATTTGTCGTAGCAAAAGAATTAGGGCATAAAAAGGTTTCATTAATAGTAGATACAAATAAACCAAAAGTTCGTAAATTTTACGAGAGCCTTGGCTTTAAATTTAATGTTAAGAAAATTGTAAATTTACATGAATACGACCATATGATAAAGGAGATAATATGAAAACATTTGAAGCAAGCAATATCCACTGCCAAAACTGCGCAAACACTATAAAAAACGCACTTGAAGATGACTTTGGCAAGATAGAAGTTGATCTTAGCAAAGAGCCAAGACAAGTTAGGGTTGATCTTAAAGATAGTGAAGTTGAAAAATTTAAATCTGAAATGGCTGATCTTGGATTTGACGTTATAAAGGAGCTTTGATATGCCTTTAAAAGTCAAGCTAAATATAGCGGGAATGAGCTGCGTAAATTGCTCAACCGCTATCGAGAAAGTTTCTAAAAAGATAGATGGGGTGCTTGAAGCAAATGTAAATTTTGCAAATGCAAGCGGCGAATTTGTCCTAAAAGACGCTAGCGTGCGTGAAGTTTTAGAGCAAAAGATAAAAAAGCTTGGCTACTTTGTGGCGACAAATATTGATGAATTCGAAGCCAAAAGAGACGAGCATATAACTGCGATCAGAAATAAATTTATATTTGCATTTCTAGCGAGCATGGTCATCATGGCGCTTGAGATGTTTGTAAGGCCTAGCGTGGTTGTAAATTTAGCCATTTTAGTGCTTGGCTTTTTGGTGCTAGCTTTTAGTGGCAAAGACTTCTTTGCTCACGCCATAGAGGCTGTTAAAAACAAAAACTACGATATGAACGTGCTTGTAGCTCTTGGAAGCGGCAGTGCATTTTTATACTCGCTTTTTGTTGTGATCTTTTCAGATTTCATCCCAGATGATCTAAAAAATGTCTATGTCTCGGGCGCAGCGATGATAATAGCCTTTGTTTTGCTAGGTAAGTATCTTGAAGAGCGCTCAAAGGCAAAGGCAGGCGACTACCTAAAGACGCTACTTAAAATTTCGCCAAAGACCGCCTTTTTGGTCATGCCAGATGGACATAGTAAAGAGGTAAATGTAAATGAGCTAAAAGTAGGCGACATCGTCATCGTAAAAAATGGCTACAACATTCCAAGTGATGGCGTGATAGTTCAAGGTGGCGCTGAGATAGATGCTTCTATGCTTACAGGAGAGAGCTTGCCAGTTTATAAAGAGGTGGGAGATGGCGTATTTGCCGGCACTCTAAACACAAATGGCTACATAAGCGTCAAGGTGACAAAGAGCTCTTACGAGAGCTTGCTATCTCAAATTTTAAACCTACTAAGCGACGCTAGCTCTAAAAAGATGCCTATCGGACGGCTGGCTGACAAGATAGCAAACATCTTTGTGCCAAGTGTCGTGGCGATCTCAGTTCTTACATTTTTTATATGGATAATTTTTAGTGGAAATTTCGCCTATGCGATCTCTAGCGCGATCTGCGTTTTAATAATCTCATGTCCATGCGCTCTTGGACTTGCTACGCCAATAGCAATAGTAAGCTCGCTTGCACGTGGTGCAAAAGCTGGAATTTTAGTAAAAAATCCAGAAGTTTTAGAGCTAATAAAAGATGCTAAATTTGTAGCATTTGATAAAACTGGCACGCTTAGTAAAGGGCAAATCAGTGTCAAAAGCTCAAATTTAAGCGAGCAAGATTTAGCTCTTATCGCTTCTGCTGAAAATTTAAGTGAGCATCTCATCTCAAAAGCTATCGTTAGATATGCAAAGCAAAAATGTATAGATTTACAAAAGCTAAATGGAAAATTTCAAAATGTTGTCGGGCAAGGCATCATCTATGAGGATGAGAATAATCAGATAATAATCGGAAACGAAAAGCTGCTTTTGGCAAATGAAGTAAGTTTAAATCCGGATGAAAGTAACGCTATAAAAGAGGCTACAAACGATGGAAGCGGCGTCATACTTTGTGCTATAAATAAAAAATTTGTCGGTTTTTTAACGCTTAGTGATGAGCTAAAAGACGAGGCAAGTGATGTTATAAATGAGCTTACAAGTCTAAATTTACAAAGTGTGATCCTCTCAGGCGATGATGAGAAAGTAGTTGCAAGCATCGCTAAGAAGCTAAATGTGAGCAAATATCACGCAAATATGTTGCCTGAAGATAAATTTAATGAGATAAAAGAGCTTACAAATCATGGTGGCGTTATCTTTGTTGGTGATGGCGTAAACGACTCACCATCACTTAAAGAAGCAAGTGTTGGTATAGCTATGAACTCGGGCTCAGATATAGCAAAAGGTGCTGGAGATATCGTGCTTATTAAAAATGATTTGCGTGGCGTGACCGGACTAGTTAGACTAGCAAATGCTACTATGGCAAACATAAAAGAAAATTTATTTTGGGCATTTATGTATAACGCGATTTGTATTCCAGTGGCTGCTGGTGTGCTTTACCCGGTCTTTGGGCTACTTTTAAGCCCAGTTTATGGCTCAATGGCGATGTGTCTTAGCTCTGTTACTGTCGTTTTAAACGCACTTAGACTTAGATATCTACGACTTAAGGATTAAAATTGAGGCTTGGGGAACTTTATAGCGTTGTAGCGGCTGCGCTTGCTGCAAATTTTAGTGGCATTTTGGATGTTTCATCTTTTATGCGTATCAAAAAGACAAATGCGTGGATAACGCAGACTAATAGCGAAGCAAATAAAAAAGGCAATGAGCTTTATGCCAAATTTATCAAAGATGAAAGTAGTGCTGCTTTATGTGACGATTTTGTCATTTTAAAGTCAAAATTTGAGGCAAGTTACTGTTTTTCTTCTGCAAAAGATGATCTAGCTCAATTTTACAAGGCTATAAATTTTCAGCCAAAAATGGGCGAGGTTGATAGCATCTCAAATCAGTTAATTTTAATAGCAAATATTTTAAAAAGTGAAGCATCTAAGGAGTCTATGAAGCTTCTTGCAGCTTTTAGTGTCTCATTTTTCTTGCCTTATGCTAAACAGCTTTCAAGAGATATCCAAAAAGACGCAACTAGCAATTTTTATAAATCAATGGGATATTTTTTAGAGGATTTTTGCCTAGTTTTAGAAACTATTATTGGTAAGGCTTAGTTTTAAGCCTGTGCCATTTCTATCATTTGAGTTTTAATGCTTAAAATGTTATTTTGAATGGCTGACTGCTCTAAATTTAAGTAATGAAGCATTTGCATAGAGTTACGATCTTTTAGGCTTTGGATGCTTGAAATTTGATGTGAAATATCTAGCTTTTGATCTTGTAATTTTTCTAAGTCTTTTTGTAACTGTATAGCGCTCGCTTTATTAATAATTATAGGGGAAATTTTAGCATCTTCTCTTTGTTCTACATGTACTTCATTGCTTCTAACAATATCTTTTTTGTCATAGCCAGAAGATACTAACATGCTTGTTTTTGAGCTATTTGAAGAGATAGATGTATAGCCATCATGATAGAAAATATTTGAGTTCATATTCGCATCTATTTGCATATCATCCTTCCTCTTATAGATTATTTTTATTTTAAACTATATTCAATAGAAAATTAAAATAGTTTTTAAAAAGTTATATTTTGAATTATATTTCTATATCCTTAAAGATAAATTATATTTATAACTTTTTTGCAACTTTATAGTTAAAATACCCAGTTAAGTGCTATTTTGTTAAAATCACGCAAAACTAATTAAAGGTAAAGCTATGAAAAAAGATGAAAACGCACATAAAAAGATGTGGGAGGGAAGATTTAGCGAGGCTAGCTCGAAGTTACTTGAGGAATTTAATGCTTCTATAAATTTTGATAAAAATCTTTTTGAAGAAGATATCGCTGGAAGTAAGGCTCACGCAAAGATGCTTGGAATTTGTGGAATTTTGAAAAAAGATGAGTCAGAGGCGATCATAAAGGGGCTTGATGAGGTTTTATCTGAGATAAGAGCAGGTAAATTTATTTTTAAAATAGAGGATGAAGATATACATATGGCAGTTGAGAAGCGCCTTAGCCAGATCATCGGAGCTGAGCTTGGTGGTAGATTGCACACAGCTAGAAGTAGAAATGACCAAGTTGCGCTTGATTTTAAATTTTACGTATTGAAGAAAAATTTAGAAATTTCTTCATGTATAAAAGAGCTCATCGCCACGCTTACAAATTTAGCCAAAAATCACAAAGATACGCTAATGCCAGGCTACACGCACCTTCAGCATGCCCAGCCGGTAAGCCTTAGCTACCATTTGCTAGCGTATGCCTTTATGTTTAAGAGGGATTTTGAGCGATTTGTTAGCTCCTATGAGCGAAATAACTTTAGTCCGCTTGGCTCAGCAGCACTTGCAGGCACTCCTCATAAGATAGATAGAACTATCGTTGCAAGTGAGCTTGGCTTTGCAGGTTGCACGCAAAATGCGATGGATAGCGTGAGCGACCGTGACTTTGCGCTGGAAATTTTATTTAACATTAGCGTTTTTATGACGCACGCTTCTAGGCTTTGCGAGGAGCTCATACTTTGGAGCTCTCAAGAATTTGGCTTTGTAAGCATTAGCGACGCTTATAGCACGGGCAGTTCCATAATGCCACAGAAGAAAAATCCAGATGTAGCCGAACTCATACGCGGTAAAACTGGACGTGTAAATGGAAATTTAGTAGCACTACTAACTACGATGAAAGGTCTGCCACTTGCTTATAATAAAGATATGCAAGAAGATAAAGAGGGTGTGTTTGACAGCGTCTCAACCATTTTAAGCTCGGCTACTATCCTAAACGAGATGATAAAAACGGCTAAATTTAATGAAAAAAACATGTTAAAAGCGACAAAAACTGGGCATCTAAGTGCCACTGATCTGGCTGATTATCTAGTGCGTGAAAAAAATATTCCATTTAGAACAGCACATTTTATTACAGGTAAAGCTGTTGCAAAGGCTGAAAGTTTAGGACTTGATTTGAGTGAATTAAATGAAGAGCAGCTAAAAAGTGTCGATGAAAATTTAGATGAAAATGCTATTAAATTTCTAGATCTTCACGCTTCAAAAGAGGCTCGCAATTCAAAAGGCGGCACGGCAAATAAAAGCGTTGAAGAGCAAATTAAAATTTTAGACGATTGGCTTAAGTAAAAAGAGTTATAATTACGCGTAATTTACAAATTTTAAAGGATGAAAAATGTTTTTTGATGGCAAGAATAAAGAGCTTTCTAGTAAAAATGAAGCTTTACAAAGAGAAAATGAAGCTTTAAAGGCTGAAATTTTAGTACTTAAAGAGGAGCTAAAAAACGTTAAAACTTGCGAGCCAAAAGAACAAGCTAAGGATAAGCAAGAGGCTGTAAATTTATTGCTTTCAAGTTATCAAGATGGTATAAATTTCTTGCAATTAACAATGGAAGAAAATCTAAAAATGCTTGAAAGTATAAACGGATTAAATGAAAAGACTTTCAAAGAGACAGGTGAACTCAAGTCGCAAACGGCTGAAATTTTAAACTCGATCGAGCAAGTAAGCCAGATGAGTGGCGATCTCTCAAACGACGCATCTTCACTTGATGGAAGCGTAAATTCGATTGTTGAGATTATAAATCTAATTAAAGACATCTCAGATCAGACAAATTTACTAGCTCTAAATGCTGCGATCGAGGCGGCCCGTGCTGGTGAGCATGGACGAGGTTTTGCTGTCGTGGCAGATGAAGTTAGAAAGCTAGCTGAGCGCACTCAAAAAGCAACACTTGAAGTAGAAGTGAATATAAATGGCCTTAAGCAAAGTGCGAATACGATGATCGAAATGAGTGAGAATTTTTCAAAAATTTCTGCAAATGCTATGAAAATTTTAGGTGGATTTGAAGGAAATATCTCAAGCGTAAACGCAAATACGCAAAATATCCTAAATCAGGCTTTAAATGTTACAAATGAAGTCTATGTAAGTAATGGAAAAATAGATCATATAAATATGAAGCTAAATGGATATAGAGGTGTGCTTTTAAATGAATTTAATAAAATTCAAGATGTTCATGAGTGTAGATTTGGCAAATGGTATGAAAAAGATGTGAAAAATACTCTTGTAAAAGATGCCAAAATTCTCTCAAGTATCGCAGCTCATCATGAAAATGTTCATCATGGACTAGAAAAAGCGATGGTTATTTTTGCTGATAAAGACAAAGGAAATCTACCTGGCGTTGAAATATTAAAAGATGTTGAAAACTCAAGTAAAGTAGGTTTTGAAGAGTTGCTTGAAGCTATTAAGTCTGCAAGAAAATAAAATCTTAGACTCATGCTTTGAGTCTAAGATTTATAAGTTATTAAAATGTGCTTTGTGGATCAGCTACGCCTTCGCTCCAGCCAAGCTTCGCTCCGCCAAGTAGGTGAAAATGTAGATGCATAACCTCTTGGCCGCCGTTTTCGCCGCAGTTTGTGATGAGGCGGTATCCGCTCTTATCAACGCCCATTAAGGTCGCCACTTCTTGGATAAATTTAGTCATCTCTCCCATTAAAACCGGATCCATCTCTTGGAAATTTTTATAGTGTTTTTTTGGGATGATTAGGATGTGGATCGGTGCTTTTGGATTTATATCGTTAAAAGCTAGAAATTTCTCGCTTTCAAGCACTTTGTTGCAAGGGATTTCACCAGCTACGATCTTTTCAAATATGGTCATTTTAGCTCCTTTGAAATTTTTCAAAATTATATCAAAGTGTGCTTAAATTTCGTGCTCTTTATCTTGATTTTAACTCTTTTTCTATAAAATCGACTCAAAAATTTATAAAGGTAAAAAATTGCAAGATTTCGTTAATAAAATCAAAAATGAAATTTCAACGCTTGACGATCTTGAGAAGGTCAGGGTAGAAATTTTTGGCAAAAAGGGCATCTTGGCGCAAGGTTTTGCAAAGCTAAAAGAGCTTGGCGAAGATGAGAAAAAGGAATTTGCAGCAAATTTAAATAAGCAAAGAGATGAGCTTAGCGAGCTAATAGAAGCTAAAAAGGCTGAGCTTAGCGAGCAAGAGATAGATAACAAGATGAAAAAAGAGGCTGCTGATATCACGCTATTTAATGAGCCAGTTGCTAGCGGAGCGCTGCACCCTGTTATGGCTACGATGGATAAGATAATTGAATACTTTTTAGCGCTAAATTTCTCGCTCGAGACTGGGCCACTTATAGAAGATGATTTTCACAACTTTGAAGCGCTAAATTTACCAAAATACCACCCAGCAAGGGATATGCAAGATACATTTTACCTAGATGATTTTAGACTTTTAAGGACGCATACAAGCCCAGTTCAGGTGCGAACTATGCTAAATCAAAAACCACCAATTCGTATGATAGCGCCAGGTACTGTCTTTAGACGTGATATGGATTTAACGCATACACCGATGTTTCACCAGGTCGAGGGCCTTGTGGTGGAGGATGCTGAGAAAGTTAGCTTTGCAAATTTAAAATCAATGCTAGAGGGCTTTTTAAAGCATATGTTTGGCGACGTTGAAGTGCGTTTTCGCCCTAGCTTCTTTCCATTTACGGAGCCTAGCGCTGAGGTTGATATTAGTTGTATATTCTGCCATGGCAAGGGCTGCAGAGTGTGTAAGCAAACTACTTGGCTTGAGGTACTTGGATGTGGTGTCGTTGATCCAAATGTATTTAAGGCGGTTGGCTATAAAAATGTAAGTGGATACGCTTTTGGCCTTGGCGTTGAGAGATTTGCGATGTTGCTTCATAGAGTGCCTGATCTAAGGTCGCTTTTTGAGGGAGATTTAAGATTGTTGGAGCAGTTTAAATGATAATTTCAAAGCATTGGTTAAACGAGTGGATCGACCTTAGCGACGTTAGCGGCGAGACACTTTCAAAGACATTAAATTCTATTGGGCTAGAGGTTGATAGCTATAAAGAGATAAATTTACCAAAGAGCATTGTGGTTGGCTACATAAAAAGTAGAGAAAAGCACCCAGATGCTGATAAACTAAGTGTTTGTCAGGTAGATGTTGGTGGAGAGACGCTTCAGATCGTGTGTGGGGCTAAAAACGTTGAAGCTGGCCAGTTTGTGCCAGTTGCACTTATTGGCACGACTATGCCAAATGGTCTTGAGATAAAAAAAGCAAAGCTAAGAGGTGTTGAGTCAAGTGGTATGATCTGTTCTTCAAGTGAGCTGGGACTTCCAAAGATAAATGATGGAATTTTGCCACTTGATGAGAGCATCGGCAAGCTAAAACTTGGTACAAGCCTTAGTGAATTTGAGGTCTTTAGGGATACGATAATAGAAGTTGATGTCACAGCAAACAGAGGCGATTGCCAAAATTTACATGGCATCGCAAGAGAAATTTGTGCAGCGCTTGATCTAAATATGAAAGATGGCCACGAAGACGATGAAAGCGAAAATTTACTAGGTATTGGCAGAATAGCTTCTGTGCGAGCAGAGGATAAAGTAAGTGGGTCATTTTTGTATAAGGCTTTTGAGCTAAAAGAGGGACTATATGAAAATCTAATAACTCGCATGCGTCTAGCATTAATAGAGTGCCAAAAGACAAATTTAGTTGAGAGACTGCTTGAATACGCGACATTTTGCACGGGTGTTTTATTTAGGGCTTATGATCACGCTAAGCTAGTAAGTGAAGGTGAAAAGGCTGTTTTTGATATAAAAAATGGCGAAAATGGCGAGTGCGTGGTTTTTTGTGAGGATAAAAATTTAGGTGTTGCTGGAATTTACCAAAGCGATGAGGCTAGGGTCGATGAGGGCTCAAAGGTGATCTTGGTAGAGGCTAGCTACGTAAAACCAGATGTTGTTTCAAAGGCTATTTTTGAAAACAAAAATTTACCAAAAGGCGATCAAGTTTATCGCTCAAGTCGTGGTAGCGAGCCAAATTTAGCTTACGGGGCGGACTATCTTTTTAAAAGGCTTGCTAGCTTTAAAGATAGCCTAAGTCTTTTTGCAGGCTCCCAGCAATCACTTCTAAACACCGAGCCTATCACTCTTAGCATCTCACTTGGCGAGCTTAAAAATATGATCGGTCAAGAGGTTGCAAGAAATGATGTCGTTAAAATTTTAAAGAAGCTTGGCTTTGAGATCGCAGTAAATGTCGAGCAAGAGAGCTTTAATGTAAAAGTGCCGCTATTTCGCCACGACATCGTAAATTCGCATGATATCTGCGAGGAGATCGTAAGGATAATAGGCATCGACAATATCGCCTCAACGCCGCTAAATTTTGCAGAGAAAAATAGGCTAAATAAGACATATTTTGACTATAAAAATGCTCTAAATTTAAGACACAGTGCTGCTGATAATGGATTTTTTGAGAGTGTGCATTATGTGTTTGATAGCCAAGATGAGCTCAGTGAGCTAAATTTCAAGCCATGCAAGGTCAAGATATTAAATCCTATAAACAACGAGCTAAATACACTTAGACCAACTCTTGTAAATCACCTCTTGAGCTCATGCGAGAAAAATATTAAAAATTCTAAACGCTCAGTTAGATTATTTGAACTCGGAGAAGTTTTTGATGAAGACGCAAGTCAAGGTCTAAATTTAGGCTTTGTTGTATCTGGGCTTTTAAAAGAGCCAACATTGATAAATGGAGCAAAAGGCGAGGAAGCAAATTTCTATGCTTTTGCTTCGATGGTGCAAAATGTTATAGGTAAATTTGAGCTAAAACCTTGCCATGGCATTTCATATCTTAGTCCATACGAGCAGGCACACATCTATCAAAATGGCGAAAAGATAGGCTATATCGGTAGAGTCGATGCGAGAGTCGAAGCAAAGAGAGATCTGCCAAGAACTTATATCTGCGAGATAGATTTTACCAAACTCAAATTCGAACCTATTTTGGCTATTCCTTATTCTAAGTTTCAAAGCACCACAAGGGATCTTAGCCTTATTGTGCCTGAAAATTTTGAGGCTGGGCGAATTTATGAGTGCATAAGAGGGCTAAATTTAAAAGAGCTAAAAGAATTTTTACCGGTTGATATTTATAAAGATGCGAAGCTAAATGGCTCAATCAGTCTTAGTTTGAAATTTACATTTCAGGATATGGAAAAAACACTTGAAGATGATGATATAAACGCACTTATGG
This window harbors:
- the pheT gene encoding phenylalanine--tRNA ligase subunit beta, producing MIISKHWLNEWIDLSDVSGETLSKTLNSIGLEVDSYKEINLPKSIVVGYIKSREKHPDADKLSVCQVDVGGETLQIVCGAKNVEAGQFVPVALIGTTMPNGLEIKKAKLRGVESSGMICSSSELGLPKINDGILPLDESIGKLKLGTSLSEFEVFRDTIIEVDVTANRGDCQNLHGIAREICAALDLNMKDGHEDDESENLLGIGRIASVRAEDKVSGSFLYKAFELKEGLYENLITRMRLALIECQKTNLVERLLEYATFCTGVLFRAYDHAKLVSEGEKAVFDIKNGENGECVVFCEDKNLGVAGIYQSDEARVDEGSKVILVEASYVKPDVVSKAIFENKNLPKGDQVYRSSRGSEPNLAYGADYLFKRLASFKDSLSLFAGSQQSLLNTEPITLSISLGELKNMIGQEVARNDVVKILKKLGFEIAVNVEQESFNVKVPLFRHDIVNSHDICEEIVRIIGIDNIASTPLNFAEKNRLNKTYFDYKNALNLRHSAADNGFFESVHYVFDSQDELSELNFKPCKVKILNPINNELNTLRPTLVNHLLSSCEKNIKNSKRSVRLFELGEVFDEDASQGLNLGFVVSGLLKEPTLINGAKGEEANFYAFASMVQNVIGKFELKPCHGISYLSPYEQAHIYQNGEKIGYIGRVDARVEAKRDLPRTYICEIDFTKLKFEPILAIPYSKFQSTTRDLSLIVPENFEAGRIYECIRGLNLKELKEFLPVDIYKDAKLNGSISLSLKFTFQDMEKTLEDDDINALMDKILNELKDKLNIGIR
- a CDS encoding CZB domain-containing protein, whose product is MKLNGYRGVLLNEFNKIQDVHECRFGKWYEKDVKNTLVKDAKILSSIAAHHENVHHGLEKAMVIFADKDKGNLPGVEILKDVENSSKVGFEELLEAIKSARK
- the pheS gene encoding phenylalanine--tRNA ligase subunit alpha, yielding MQDFVNKIKNEISTLDDLEKVRVEIFGKKGILAQGFAKLKELGEDEKKEFAANLNKQRDELSELIEAKKAELSEQEIDNKMKKEAADITLFNEPVASGALHPVMATMDKIIEYFLALNFSLETGPLIEDDFHNFEALNLPKYHPARDMQDTFYLDDFRLLRTHTSPVQVRTMLNQKPPIRMIAPGTVFRRDMDLTHTPMFHQVEGLVVEDAEKVSFANLKSMLEGFLKHMFGDVEVRFRPSFFPFTEPSAEVDISCIFCHGKGCRVCKQTTWLEVLGCGVVDPNVFKAVGYKNVSGYAFGLGVERFAMLLHRVPDLRSLFEGDLRLLEQFK
- the argH gene encoding argininosuccinate lyase; translated protein: MKKDENAHKKMWEGRFSEASSKLLEEFNASINFDKNLFEEDIAGSKAHAKMLGICGILKKDESEAIIKGLDEVLSEIRAGKFIFKIEDEDIHMAVEKRLSQIIGAELGGRLHTARSRNDQVALDFKFYVLKKNLEISSCIKELIATLTNLAKNHKDTLMPGYTHLQHAQPVSLSYHLLAYAFMFKRDFERFVSSYERNNFSPLGSAALAGTPHKIDRTIVASELGFAGCTQNAMDSVSDRDFALEILFNISVFMTHASRLCEELILWSSQEFGFVSISDAYSTGSSIMPQKKNPDVAELIRGKTGRVNGNLVALLTTMKGLPLAYNKDMQEDKEGVFDSVSTILSSATILNEMIKTAKFNEKNMLKATKTGHLSATDLADYLVREKNIPFRTAHFITGKAVAKAESLGLDLSELNEEQLKSVDENLDENAIKFLDLHASKEARNSKGGTANKSVEEQIKILDDWLK
- a CDS encoding histidine triad nucleotide-binding protein; amino-acid sequence: MTIFEKIVAGEIPCNKVLESEKFLAFNDINPKAPIHILIIPKKHYKNFQEMDPVLMGEMTKFIQEVATLMGVDKSGYRLITNCGENGGQEVMHLHFHLLGGAKLGWSEGVADPQSTF